From the genome of Blautia pseudococcoides, one region includes:
- a CDS encoding MerR family transcriptional regulator, with the protein MKEGYYLIGEVSKITGISKDTLHFYNKIGLLVPDYIEEKNQYRYYSRWNLWQLDIITTCRKLSVPLDKVKQILDFHDNSKITQLLLDYRNEALRLSRYYQQVAEDILWYDEENKRVSKAIHSDVVKKKWLKGETVIAGIMAGDGTSYHANLQAAAKDELRFADTIQRKYGYILDLEEMKKGNIYKCREYLKIADSSYSHVSPENLHVTPTGEYAVCIVRIIRESADFEPLFAWMEERGYTTDAVYADELGLQLFDYIDDYYCEIKAHLTKK; encoded by the coding sequence TTGAAAGAAGGATATTATTTGATCGGTGAGGTCAGTAAAATAACAGGAATATCAAAAGATACCCTGCATTTCTATAATAAAATCGGACTTCTGGTACCGGATTACATAGAGGAAAAGAACCAATACCGCTACTACTCCCGCTGGAATCTGTGGCAATTGGATATTATAACCACATGCCGCAAACTGAGCGTGCCTTTGGACAAGGTAAAACAGATACTGGATTTTCATGACAACAGCAAGATCACACAGCTTCTGCTGGATTACAGAAATGAAGCCCTCCGGCTGAGCAGATATTATCAGCAGGTGGCGGAGGATATCCTGTGGTATGACGAGGAAAATAAAAGGGTCTCAAAAGCGATCCACTCTGATGTGGTAAAAAAGAAATGGCTGAAGGGGGAGACTGTGATCGCCGGCATAATGGCTGGGGACGGTACCTCCTATCACGCCAATCTGCAGGCTGCTGCCAAGGATGAACTTCGGTTTGCGGACACTATACAGAGAAAGTACGGATATATACTGGATCTGGAGGAAATGAAAAAGGGAAACATCTATAAATGCAGGGAATATCTGAAAATCGCGGACAGCAGTTATTCACACGTCAGCCCTGAAAATCTGCATGTCACGCCAACAGGGGAGTATGCGGTCTGTATTGTCCGGATCATCCGGGAATCTGCGGATTTTGAACCGCTTTTTGCCTGGATGGAAGAACGCGGATATACAACAGATGCCGTGTATGCAGATGAACTGGGACTGCAGCTTTTTGATTACATAGACGATTATTACTGTGAAATAAAAGCTCATTTGACAAAAAAATAA
- a CDS encoding MATE family efflux transporter: MKQTPIWKLLLKLSPPVMLALLIQSVYNIVDSYFVAKYSAEGLTALSIIFPVQLLMTAVATGTGTGINILVSRMDGADAAGPQNDIIKSGFFLGIVNFVVFAAIGLPVLNAYCRFSSDQPMVQAGGMRYGAIIFLFSLGMFVEASCTKILQARGNMVLPMCAQILGALLNIVLDPLLIFGKFGFPVMGIRGAAIATVIGQWSTMAVVLISLLRHGPLNGRIRVKSCVLIYKTGLPAIIMQSLYTLYMVGLNLILKQFTEDAVTVLGLYYKLQTFFFIPLMGLQQVILPVMSFNYGAGDHRRVKDTLKCSVAASVIVMTLGCGIFMAVPGELLSIFSGKKEILEIGCTALRIISLSFIPAAFVIMLTVYFQGVNMGKASISITILRQIILLVPLAWIFHFKGLSYVWLTFPVTELIALVFCVCLYTGKRPEDARKEKTAAGTYDCSAVSDL; the protein is encoded by the coding sequence ATGAAACAGACACCTATATGGAAATTACTGCTCAAATTATCGCCTCCGGTTATGCTTGCCCTGCTGATTCAGTCCGTGTATAACATAGTGGACAGCTATTTTGTGGCAAAATACTCGGCGGAGGGCCTGACTGCCCTGTCTATTATTTTCCCCGTTCAGCTTCTGATGACTGCCGTGGCAACCGGGACCGGAACAGGCATCAACATTCTGGTTTCGCGCATGGATGGGGCTGATGCGGCAGGTCCCCAGAATGATATTATAAAAAGCGGATTCTTTCTGGGAATCGTGAATTTTGTGGTGTTTGCCGCTATTGGACTGCCGGTATTGAATGCCTACTGCAGGTTTTCCTCTGACCAGCCTATGGTCCAGGCAGGGGGAATGCGGTACGGTGCCATTATCTTTCTGTTTTCCCTGGGCATGTTTGTGGAGGCCAGCTGTACAAAAATACTGCAGGCCAGGGGAAATATGGTCCTTCCCATGTGCGCACAGATCTTAGGCGCACTGCTCAATATTGTGCTGGACCCGCTTCTGATTTTCGGAAAGTTTGGTTTTCCTGTTATGGGAATCCGGGGAGCTGCCATTGCCACTGTGATCGGTCAATGGAGTACCATGGCGGTGGTCCTGATCTCATTGCTGCGGCATGGTCCCTTAAACGGCAGGATTAGGGTAAAAAGCTGTGTCCTGATTTATAAGACCGGGCTGCCTGCCATTATCATGCAGTCCCTCTATACCCTGTATATGGTCGGCCTGAACCTGATCCTGAAGCAATTTACAGAAGATGCAGTCACTGTACTCGGCCTTTACTATAAACTGCAGACTTTCTTCTTTATCCCCCTTATGGGGCTTCAGCAGGTGATCCTGCCTGTCATGAGCTTTAACTATGGAGCCGGGGATCATCGGCGGGTGAAAGATACACTTAAATGTTCCGTTGCAGCCTCTGTCATCGTGATGACCCTTGGCTGCGGAATTTTCATGGCAGTACCGGGCGAACTGCTTTCCATCTTTTCCGGGAAAAAAGAGATTCTGGAGATTGGCTGTACTGCGCTCCGCATAATTTCCCTGAGTTTTATTCCGGCAGCTTTTGTGATCATGCTGACTGTCTATTTCCAGGGGGTAAATATGGGAAAGGCAAGTATCAGCATTACTATACTGCGGCAGATCATACTTCTGGTGCCTTTGGCATGGATCTTTCATTTTAAAGGGCTCTCTTATGTATGGCTGACTTTTCCGGTAACAGAGCTGATCGCACTTGTGTTCTGCGTCTGCTTATATACCGGAAAGAGACCGGAGGATGCACGGAAAGAAAAAACAGCGGCGGGTACATATGACTGCAGTGCGGTCTCAGACCTCTGA